A portion of the Salminus brasiliensis chromosome 9, fSalBra1.hap2, whole genome shotgun sequence genome contains these proteins:
- the b3gat3 gene encoding galactosylgalactosylxylosylprotein 3-beta-glucuronosyltransferase 3, with amino-acid sequence MKLKLKTVFLLYFMVSLLGLVYALMQLGQRCDCREHDLPKDRTISRLRGELHKLQEQMRKSEPTKASRKTNLPTIYVITPTYARLVQKAELTRLSQTFLHVPQLHWILVEDAAHRTPLVRDFLASSGLTYTHLHMLTPKDRKLQEGDPSWLKPRGAEQRNEGLRWLRETAAAAGGKGLTIENAVVYFADDDNTYSLQLFEEMRDTERVSVWPVGLVGGMKFERPVVENGKVVRFHTGWRPSRPFPIDMAGFAVSLKLVLANPEALFDGDAQNGFLESSFLQNMVTMEELEPKADMCSKVLVWHTRTEKPKMKREDALIKQGLGSDPNVEV; translated from the exons ATGAAGCTCAAACTCAAAACCGTGTTCCTGCTCTACTTCATGGTGTCTCTGCTGGGCCTCGTCTATGCGCTGATGCAGCTAG GTCAGCGCTGTGACTGTCGAGAACATGACTTGCCTAAAGACCGGACCATCTCTCGATTGAGAGGGGAGCTGCATAAGTTACAGGAACAGATGAGAAAGTCAGAACCAACAAAAGCTTCCAGGAAAACAAATCTGCCTACCATCTATGTAATAACACCTACCTATGCAAG ATTGGTTCAGAAGGCTGAGCTCACTCGCTTGTCCCAGACATTCCTGCATGTTCCCCAGCTCCACTGGATCCTGGTGGAGGACGCTGCACATCGGACGCCTTTAGTCAGGGACTTTCTAGCTTCTTCTGGTCTGACATACACCCACCTCCACATGCTGACCCCGAAAGATAGGAAACTCCAGGAGGGTGACCCCAGCTGGCTTAAGCCACGCGGAGCTGAGCAGAGGAATGAGGGTTTGCGTTGGCTGAGGGAGACAGCTGCTGCAGCTGGGGGGAAGGGGTTGACCATTGAGAATGCTGTTGTGTATTTTGCAGATGATGACAAcacctacagcctgcagctctTTGAGGAG aTGCGGGACACAGAGAGAGTCTCCGTGTGGCCAGTGGGTCTGGTAGGGGGGATGAAGTTTGAGCGGCCTGTAGTGGAGAATGGAAAGGTAGTTCGGTTTCACACTGGCTGGCGTCCCAGTCGCCCCTTCCCCATCGACATGGCTGGCTTTGCTGTCTCCCTGAAACTGGTTTTGGCCAATCCTGAAGCTCTGTTTGATGGTGATGCTCAGAATGGCTTCCTGGAAAGCAGCTTCCTTCAAAACATGGTTACAATGGAGGAACTCGAGCCGAAAGCAGACATGTGCAGTAAG GTACTGGTGTGGCACACTCGCACAGAAAAGCCAAAGATGAAGAGGGAGGATGCTCTTATAAAGCAGGGGTTAGGATCCGATCCCAATGTGGAGGTGTGA
- the rcor2 gene encoding REST corepressor 2 isoform X2, whose translation MPSVMERSGSGVLSRSRAKTATNGNSQHSEEESSDEEHSHDSMIRVGADYQAPIPEYKPDCASRYSDKDQRSMLVWSPNSQVSDAMLDEYILMAKEKHGYNMEQSLGMLLWHKHDVEKSLADLANFTPFPDEWTVEDKVLFEQAFSFHGKSFHRIQQMLPDKLISSLVKYYYSWKKTRTRTSVMDRQARKLVSKREKDDSNDDLEEGDPGSDGDFEVDAKKETKPTSGAGNGSGNGSGSGSGSERASGRAGPTRKENQGAQYRHHPLRARRRPPKGMHLDQDDITAISASAESGAISNRQLDTQLVSLKRQVQSIKQANSLLKNSLAEGVDCMKPAEPTPKINSRWTTEEQLLAVQAIRRYGKDFAAIADVIGNKTVGQVSSFFVSYRRRFNLEEVLREWQAEQEVLRGSSEAMKDMNGTAGEEEDEAKMDGISPPESGSASPSEAASNPNSSQSSPPLTQPPPLLRPTPPSVPPSLLRQPPPLQTRPLQNRTPHNHPPPPLIRPAVASSLHQGGLRNSPAASGGQLPPSLVGLKVEPPHSH comes from the exons ATGCCTTCAGTGATGGAGCGCTCTGGGTCAGGGGTTTTGTCCCGCAGCCGAGCCAAAACAGCCACCAACGGCAACAGCCAGCACTCTGAGGAGGAGAGCAGTGACGAAGAACATTCACATG ATAGCATGATCCGCGTTGGTGCAGACTATCAGGCACCGATACCAGAGTACAAACCAG ACTGCGCGTCTCGCTACAGTGACAAAGACCAGAGAAGTATGCTTGTGTGGTCGCCCAACAGCCAGGTGTCTGATGCCATGC TGGATGAATACATCCTGATGGCCAAAGAGAAGCATGGTTACAATATGGAACAG TCTTTGGGCATGCTGCTGTGGCACAAGCATGACGTAGAGAAGTCCCTAGCAGACCTGGCCAATTTCACGCCATTCCCAGATGAGTGGACAGTGGAGGATAAGGTGCTGTTTGAACAGGCCTTCAGCTTCCATGGCAAGAGCTTCCATCGCATCCAACAGATG CTACCAGACAAGTTAATCTCTAGCCTGGTAAAGTACTATTACTCCTGGAAGAAGACCAGGACACGTACAAGCGTCATGGACCGGCAAGCCCGCAAACTGGtcagcaagagagagaaggatgacAG TAACGACGATTTGGAGGAAGGAGACCCAGGCAGTGATGGCGACTTTGAGGTCGACGCAAAGAAAGAG ACCAAGCCTACTTCTGGTGCTGGAAATGGAAGTGGAAATGGAAGTGGAAGTGGAAGTGGAAGTGAAAGGGCCTCTGGGAGAGCAGGCCCAACACGCAAGGAGAACCAGGGTGCTCAGTACCGGCATCATCCACTCCGGGCACGCCGCAGACCCCCAAAGGGCATGCACCTGGACCAGGATGACATCACTGCGATCTCAGCTTCCGCGGAGTCTGGGGCCATCTCCAACCGACAGCTGGACACTCAGCTCGTGTCTCTGAAGAGACAG GTTCAAAGCATCAAGCAAGCGAACAGCCTCCTCAAGAACAGCTTGGCAGAAGGTGTTGATTGCATGAAACCAGCTGAG CCTACTCCCAAAATCAACTCCCGCTGGACCACAGAGGAACAGCTCCTAGCTGTACAGG CCATCAGGAGGTATGGCAAAGACTTTGCAGCCATAGCTGACGTGATTGGGAACAAGACCGTGGGTCAGGTGAGCTCGTTCTTTGTCAGCTACCGACGACGCTTCAACTTGGAGGAAGTGCTACGAGAGTGGCAAGCAGAACAGGAGGTGCTCCGGGGAAGCAGCGAAGCCATGAAGGATATGAACGGGACTGcaggagaggaagaggatgag GCAAAGATGGATGGCATCTCCCCTCCAGAGTCAGGCAGTGCCTCTCCCTCTGAAGCAGCCAGTAACCCCAACTCCAGCCAGTCCTCTCCCCCTCTGACCCAACCCCCACCGTTATTGCGTCCTACTCCCCCCTCCGTTCCCCCAAGCCTGCTTCGTCAGCCTCCTCCCCTCCAGACGCGGCCGCTGCAGAACCGCACTCCACACAACCATCCCCCACCCCCACTCATTAGACCTGCAGTGGCGTCTTCCCTCCATCAGGGCGGGCTGAGGAACTCTCCTGCAGCATCAGGCGGCCAGTTGCCTCCCTCTCTGGTGGGCCTGAAGGTGGAGCCTCCACACTCCCACTGA
- the naa40 gene encoding N-alpha-acetyltransferase 40, with protein MGRKSNRAKEKKQRRLEERAAMDAVCAKVDAANKLDDPLAAFPVFKKYDRNGLNLEIECKRVSTLSPITVEWAYELTRANMQTLYEQSEWGWKEREKREEMKDERAWYLLARDTDSTPVAFSHFRFDVECGDEVLYCYEVQLESKVRRKGLGKFLIQILQLIANSTQMKKVMLTVFKHNHGAYQFFREALQFEIDDTSPSMSGCCGDDCSYEILSRRTKYGEASGHAHAGSHCGGCCH; from the exons ATGGGG AGAAAGTCAAACAGAGCGAAAGAGAAGAAGCAGAGAAGGCTTGAAGAAAGGGCAGCCATGGATGCAGTGTGTGCTAAAGTGGATGCAGCCAACAAG CTTGATGACCCTCTGGCTGCTTTTCCGGTGTTTAAAAAGTATGACAGAAATGG GTTAAATCTGGAGATTGAGTGTAAGCGGGTGTCTACACTCTCTCCCATCACTGTGGAGTGGGCCTATGAACTGACCAGAGCTAACATGCAGACCCT ATATGAACAGAGTGAGTGGGGGTGGAAGGAgcgagagaagagggaggagatgAAGGACGAGAGGGCATGGTATCTCCTGGCCCGCGATACCGACTCCACTCCTGTTGCTTTCTCTCATTTCCGATTTGATGTGGAATGCGGCGACGAGGTGTTATATTG CTATGAAGTCCAATTGGAGAGCAAGGTCAGACGGAAAGGCTTGGGGAAGTTTCTTATCCAAATTCTACAGCTCATTGCCAACAG CACACAGATGAAGAAGGTCATGTTGACTGTATTTAAACACAACCATGGGGCCTACCAGTTCTTTCGGGAGGCCTTGCA ATTCGAGATCGACGACACTTCGCCCAGTATGTCTGGTTGCTGTGGTGACGACTGTTCCTATGAGATTCTGAGTCGGCGAACAAAATACGGCGAGGCCTCGGGTCACGCGCATGCTGGCAGCCACTGTGGAGGCTGCTGCCATTAG
- the rcor2 gene encoding REST corepressor 2 isoform X1: MPSVMERSGSGVLSRSRAKTATNGNSQHSEEESSDEEHSHDSMIRVGADYQAPIPEYKPDCASRYSDKDQRSMLVWSPNSQVSDAMLDEYILMAKEKHGYNMEQSLGMLLWHKHDVEKSLADLANFTPFPDEWTVEDKVLFEQAFSFHGKSFHRIQQMLPDKLISSLVKYYYSWKKTRTRTSVMDRQARKLVSKREKDDSNDDLEEGDPGSDGDFEVDAKKEFLQTKPTSGAGNGSGNGSGSGSGSERASGRAGPTRKENQGAQYRHHPLRARRRPPKGMHLDQDDITAISASAESGAISNRQLDTQLVSLKRQVQSIKQANSLLKNSLAEGVDCMKPAEPTPKINSRWTTEEQLLAVQAIRRYGKDFAAIADVIGNKTVGQVSSFFVSYRRRFNLEEVLREWQAEQEVLRGSSEAMKDMNGTAGEEEDEAKMDGISPPESGSASPSEAASNPNSSQSSPPLTQPPPLLRPTPPSVPPSLLRQPPPLQTRPLQNRTPHNHPPPPLIRPAVASSLHQGGLRNSPAASGGQLPPSLVGLKVEPPHSH, translated from the exons ATGCCTTCAGTGATGGAGCGCTCTGGGTCAGGGGTTTTGTCCCGCAGCCGAGCCAAAACAGCCACCAACGGCAACAGCCAGCACTCTGAGGAGGAGAGCAGTGACGAAGAACATTCACATG ATAGCATGATCCGCGTTGGTGCAGACTATCAGGCACCGATACCAGAGTACAAACCAG ACTGCGCGTCTCGCTACAGTGACAAAGACCAGAGAAGTATGCTTGTGTGGTCGCCCAACAGCCAGGTGTCTGATGCCATGC TGGATGAATACATCCTGATGGCCAAAGAGAAGCATGGTTACAATATGGAACAG TCTTTGGGCATGCTGCTGTGGCACAAGCATGACGTAGAGAAGTCCCTAGCAGACCTGGCCAATTTCACGCCATTCCCAGATGAGTGGACAGTGGAGGATAAGGTGCTGTTTGAACAGGCCTTCAGCTTCCATGGCAAGAGCTTCCATCGCATCCAACAGATG CTACCAGACAAGTTAATCTCTAGCCTGGTAAAGTACTATTACTCCTGGAAGAAGACCAGGACACGTACAAGCGTCATGGACCGGCAAGCCCGCAAACTGGtcagcaagagagagaaggatgacAG TAACGACGATTTGGAGGAAGGAGACCCAGGCAGTGATGGCGACTTTGAGGTCGACGCAAAGAAAGAG TTTCTCCAGACCAAGCCTACTTCTGGTGCTGGAAATGGAAGTGGAAATGGAAGTGGAAGTGGAAGTGGAAGTGAAAGGGCCTCTGGGAGAGCAGGCCCAACACGCAAGGAGAACCAGGGTGCTCAGTACCGGCATCATCCACTCCGGGCACGCCGCAGACCCCCAAAGGGCATGCACCTGGACCAGGATGACATCACTGCGATCTCAGCTTCCGCGGAGTCTGGGGCCATCTCCAACCGACAGCTGGACACTCAGCTCGTGTCTCTGAAGAGACAG GTTCAAAGCATCAAGCAAGCGAACAGCCTCCTCAAGAACAGCTTGGCAGAAGGTGTTGATTGCATGAAACCAGCTGAG CCTACTCCCAAAATCAACTCCCGCTGGACCACAGAGGAACAGCTCCTAGCTGTACAGG CCATCAGGAGGTATGGCAAAGACTTTGCAGCCATAGCTGACGTGATTGGGAACAAGACCGTGGGTCAGGTGAGCTCGTTCTTTGTCAGCTACCGACGACGCTTCAACTTGGAGGAAGTGCTACGAGAGTGGCAAGCAGAACAGGAGGTGCTCCGGGGAAGCAGCGAAGCCATGAAGGATATGAACGGGACTGcaggagaggaagaggatgag GCAAAGATGGATGGCATCTCCCCTCCAGAGTCAGGCAGTGCCTCTCCCTCTGAAGCAGCCAGTAACCCCAACTCCAGCCAGTCCTCTCCCCCTCTGACCCAACCCCCACCGTTATTGCGTCCTACTCCCCCCTCCGTTCCCCCAAGCCTGCTTCGTCAGCCTCCTCCCCTCCAGACGCGGCCGCTGCAGAACCGCACTCCACACAACCATCCCCCACCCCCACTCATTAGACCTGCAGTGGCGTCTTCCCTCCATCAGGGCGGGCTGAGGAACTCTCCTGCAGCATCAGGCGGCCAGTTGCCTCCCTCTCTGGTGGGCCTGAAGGTGGAGCCTCCACACTCCCACTGA